From the Pseudomonas sp. SORT22 genome, one window contains:
- the dapB gene encoding 4-hydroxy-tetrahydrodipicolinate reductase: MRRIAVMGAAGRMGKTLIEAVQQTPGAGLTAAIDRPDSSLVGADAGELAALGRIGVLLSDDLAKVADEFDVLIDFTHPSVTLKNLAFCRKAGKAMIIGTTGFSVEEKQLLAEAGKDIPIVFAANFSVGVNLSLKLLDMAARVLGDDVDIEIIEAHHRHKVDAPSGTALRMGEVVANALGRDLQEVAVYGREGQTGARDRKTIGFATVRAGDVVGDHTVLFAAEGERLEITHKASSRMTFAKGAVRAALWLDGREPGLYDMQDVLDLR; encoded by the coding sequence ATGCGACGTATAGCGGTAATGGGCGCGGCAGGGCGCATGGGCAAGACCCTGATCGAAGCGGTGCAGCAAACCCCGGGTGCCGGGCTGACCGCAGCGATCGATCGCCCGGACAGTTCGCTGGTCGGCGCTGATGCCGGTGAACTGGCGGCTCTGGGCCGAATCGGTGTGTTGCTGTCGGACGATCTGGCCAAGGTTGCCGACGAGTTCGACGTGCTGATCGACTTCACTCACCCCTCGGTGACCCTGAAGAACCTGGCGTTCTGCCGCAAGGCAGGCAAGGCGATGATCATCGGCACCACCGGTTTCTCGGTCGAAGAAAAGCAACTGCTGGCCGAGGCGGGCAAGGACATTCCTATCGTCTTCGCCGCCAACTTCAGCGTTGGCGTCAACCTCAGCCTCAAGTTGCTGGACATGGCGGCGCGGGTGCTGGGCGATGATGTCGATATCGAGATCATCGAGGCGCACCACCGGCACAAGGTCGATGCGCCGTCGGGTACCGCGCTGCGCATGGGTGAAGTGGTTGCCAATGCCCTGGGCCGTGACCTGCAGGAAGTGGCGGTATATGGCCGTGAAGGCCAGACCGGCGCGCGTGATCGCAAGACCATCGGTTTTGCCACTGTGCGCGCTGGCGATGTGGTCGGTGATCACACCGTGCTGTTCGCTGCCGAAGGTGAGCGCCTGGAGATCACCCACAAGGCCTCCAGTCGCATGACCTTCGCCAAGGGTGCGGTACGTGCCGCGCTGTGGCTGGACGGGCGCGAGCCTGGCTTGTACGACATGCAGGACGTGCTCGACCTGCGTTGA
- the carA gene encoding glutamine-hydrolyzing carbamoyl-phosphate synthase small subunit yields MTKPAILALADGSIFRGEAIGADGQTVGEVVFNTAMTGYQEILTDPSYAQQIVTLTYPHIGNTGTTPEDAESDRVWSAGLVIRDLPLIASNWRNKQSLPDYLKANNVVAIAGIDTRRLTRILREKGAQNGCILAGDNISEEAAIAAARGFPGLKGMDLAKVVSTKSSYEWRSSVWELKTDSHATIEASELPYHVVAYDFGVKLNILRMLVARGCRLTVVPAQTPASEVLALNPDGVFLSNGPGDPEPCDYAIQAIKDILETEIPVFGICLGHQLLALASGAKTVKMGHGHHGANHPVQDLDTGVVMITSQNHGFAVDEATLPGNVRAIHKSLFDGTLQGIERTDKSAFSFQGHPEASPGPTDVAPLFDRFIDAMAKRR; encoded by the coding sequence TTGACTAAGCCAGCCATACTCGCCCTTGCCGATGGCAGCATTTTTCGCGGTGAAGCCATTGGAGCCGACGGTCAAACCGTTGGTGAGGTGGTGTTTAACACCGCAATGACCGGCTATCAGGAAATCCTGACTGACCCTTCCTATGCGCAGCAAATCGTTACCCTGACTTACCCGCACATCGGCAACACCGGCACCACGCCGGAAGACGCCGAGTCCGACCGCGTCTGGTCGGCGGGCCTGGTGATTCGCGACCTGCCTCTGATCGCGAGCAACTGGCGCAACAAGCAATCCCTGCCTGACTACCTCAAGGCCAACAACGTAGTGGCGATCGCAGGTATCGACACCCGTCGCCTGACCCGCATCCTGCGTGAGAAGGGCGCGCAGAACGGCTGCATCCTCGCCGGCGACAACATCAGCGAAGAGGCTGCAATCGCCGCCGCTCGCGGTTTTCCGGGCCTGAAGGGCATGGACCTGGCGAAAGTCGTCAGCACCAAGAGCAGCTACGAATGGCGCTCCAGCGTCTGGGAGCTGAAGACCGACAGCCACGCCACAATCGAGGCGTCCGAGCTGCCTTACCACGTGGTTGCCTACGACTTCGGCGTCAAGCTGAACATCCTGCGCATGCTGGTTGCCCGCGGTTGCCGCCTGACCGTAGTGCCGGCGCAAACCCCGGCCAGCGAAGTTCTGGCACTCAACCCTGATGGCGTGTTCCTGTCCAACGGCCCTGGCGATCCGGAGCCTTGCGACTACGCGATCCAGGCGATCAAGGACATCCTCGAAACCGAGATCCCGGTATTCGGCATCTGCCTGGGCCACCAGTTGCTGGCCCTGGCCTCCGGTGCCAAGACCGTGAAAATGGGTCATGGTCACCACGGCGCCAACCACCCGGTCCAGGACCTGGACACCGGCGTGGTCATGATCACCAGCCAGAACCACGGCTTTGCGGTTGACGAAGCGACCCTGCCGGGCAACGTGCGCGCCATCCACAAGTCGCTGTTCGACGGTACCCTGCAGGGTATCGAGCGCACCGACAAGAGCGCGTTCAGCTTCCAGGGCCACCCTGAAGCCAGCCCGGGCCCGACCGACGTCGCGCCACTGTTCGACCGTTTCATCGATGCCATGGCCAAGCGCCGCTGA
- the carB gene encoding carbamoyl-phosphate synthase large subunit, producing the protein MPKRTDIKSILILGAGPIVIGQACEFDYSGAQACKALREEGYRVILVNSNPATIMTDPAMADATYIEPIKWQTVAKIIEKERPDALLPTMGGQTALNCALDLEREGVLEKFGVEMIGANADTIDKAEDRSRFDTAMKAIGLECPRSGIAHSMEEANAVLEKLGFPCIIRPSFTMGGTGGGIAYNREEFEEICARGLDLSPTKELLIDESLIGWKEYEMEVVRDKKDNCIIVCSIENFDPMGVHTGDSITVAPAQTLTDKEYQIMRNASLAVLREIGVETGGSNVQFGICPDTGRMVVIEMNPRVSRSSALASKATGFPIAKIAAKLAVGYTLDELQNDITGGRTPASFEPSIDYVVTKLPRFAFEKFPKADARLTTQMKSVGEVMAIGRTFQESLQKALRGLEVGVCGLDPKVDLASPDAASILKRELTVPGAERIWYVADAMRSGMTCDEIFALTGIDHWFLVQMEDLIKEEEKVKTLALSAIDKDLMLRLKRKGFSDQRLAKLLGITDKNLRRHRHKLEVFPVYKRVDTCAAEFATDTAYLYSTYEEECEAKPSTRDKIMILGGGPNRIGQGIEFDYCCVHAALALREDGYETIMVNCNPETVSTDYDTSDRLYFEPLTLEDVLEVVRVEKPKGVIVHYGGQTPLKLARALEEAGVPIIGTSPDAIDRAEDRERFQQMVQRLNLLQPPNATVRSEDEAIRAAGVIGYPLVVRPSYVLGGRAMEIVYELDELKRYLREAVQVSNDSPVLLDHFLNCAIEMDVDAVCDGTDVVIGAIMQHIEQAGVHSGDSACSLPPYSLPAHVQDEVREQVKKMALELGVVGLMNVQLALQGDKIYVIEVNPRASRTVPFVSKCIGTSLAMIAARVMAGKSLKEIGFTKEIIPNFYSVKEAVFPFAKFPGVDPILGPEMKSTGEVMGVGDSFGEAFAKAQMGASEVLPTGGTAFISVRDDDKPQVAGVARDLIALGFEVVATVGTAKVIEAAGLKVRRVNKVTEGRPHVVDMIKNDEVSLIINTTEGRQSIADSYSIRRNALQHKIYCTTTIAAGEAICEALKFGPEKTVRRLQDLHAGLKA; encoded by the coding sequence ATGCCAAAACGTACAGACATCAAAAGCATCCTGATTCTCGGCGCTGGCCCGATCGTGATCGGCCAGGCCTGCGAATTCGACTACTCCGGCGCCCAGGCCTGTAAAGCCCTGCGCGAAGAGGGCTACCGCGTCATCCTGGTGAACTCCAACCCGGCCACCATCATGACCGACCCGGCCATGGCCGACGCCACCTACATCGAGCCGATCAAGTGGCAGACCGTTGCCAAGATCATCGAGAAGGAGCGTCCTGACGCGCTGCTGCCGACCATGGGTGGCCAGACTGCCCTGAACTGCGCCCTGGACCTGGAGCGCGAAGGCGTTCTGGAAAAGTTCGGCGTAGAGATGATCGGCGCCAACGCCGACACCATCGACAAGGCTGAAGACCGTTCGCGCTTCGACACCGCCATGAAGGCCATTGGCCTTGAGTGCCCGCGCTCCGGCATCGCCCACAGCATGGAAGAGGCCAACGCGGTGCTCGAGAAGCTCGGCTTCCCGTGCATCATCCGTCCGTCCTTCACCATGGGCGGCACCGGTGGCGGCATCGCCTACAACCGTGAAGAATTCGAAGAAATCTGCGCCCGTGGTCTGGACCTGTCGCCAACCAAAGAGCTGCTGATCGACGAATCGCTGATCGGCTGGAAAGAGTACGAGATGGAAGTGGTCCGCGACAAAAAGGACAACTGCATCATCGTCTGCTCGATCGAGAACTTCGACCCGATGGGCGTGCACACCGGTGACTCGATCACCGTGGCGCCAGCACAGACCCTGACCGACAAGGAATACCAGATCATGCGCAACGCCTCGCTGGCGGTGCTGCGTGAAATCGGTGTCGAGACCGGCGGTTCCAACGTGCAGTTCGGTATCTGCCCGGACACCGGCCGCATGGTCGTGATCGAGATGAACCCGCGGGTTTCCCGTTCCTCGGCGCTGGCCTCGAAAGCCACCGGCTTCCCGATCGCCAAGATCGCCGCCAAGCTGGCCGTCGGTTACACCCTCGACGAGCTGCAGAACGACATCACCGGCGGCCGTACCCCGGCGTCCTTCGAGCCGTCGATCGACTACGTCGTCACCAAGCTGCCGCGTTTCGCCTTCGAGAAATTCCCGAAAGCCGACGCCCGCCTGACCACCCAGATGAAATCCGTGGGTGAAGTCATGGCCATCGGCCGGACCTTCCAGGAATCGCTGCAGAAAGCCCTGCGCGGCCTGGAAGTTGGCGTTTGCGGCCTGGACCCGAAAGTCGACCTGGCCAGCCCTGACGCTGCCAGCATCCTCAAGCGCGAGCTGACCGTGCCGGGCGCCGAGCGCATCTGGTACGTCGCCGACGCCATGCGTTCGGGCATGACCTGCGACGAAATCTTCGCCCTGACCGGTATCGATCACTGGTTCCTGGTGCAGATGGAAGACCTGATCAAGGAAGAAGAGAAGGTCAAGACCCTGGCCCTGTCGGCGATCGACAAGGACCTGATGCTGCGTCTGAAGCGCAAGGGCTTCTCTGACCAGCGTCTGGCCAAGCTGCTGGGTATCACCGACAAGAACCTGCGTCGTCACCGCCACAAGCTGGAAGTGTTCCCGGTCTACAAGCGCGTCGACACCTGCGCCGCCGAGTTCGCCACCGACACCGCCTACCTGTACTCGACCTATGAGGAAGAGTGCGAGGCCAAGCCGTCGACCCGTGACAAGATCATGATCCTCGGTGGCGGTCCTAACCGTATCGGCCAGGGTATCGAGTTCGACTACTGCTGCGTGCACGCAGCACTGGCCCTGCGTGAAGACGGTTACGAGACCATCATGGTCAACTGCAACCCGGAAACCGTCTCCACCGACTACGACACTTCCGACCGCCTGTACTTCGAGCCGCTGACCCTGGAAGACGTGCTGGAAGTGGTTCGCGTCGAGAAGCCCAAAGGCGTGATCGTCCACTACGGCGGCCAGACCCCGCTGAAACTGGCTCGCGCCCTGGAAGAAGCCGGCGTGCCGATCATCGGTACCAGCCCGGACGCCATCGACCGCGCCGAAGACCGCGAGCGTTTCCAACAGATGGTTCAGCGCCTGAACCTGCTGCAGCCGCCAAACGCCACCGTGCGCAGCGAAGACGAAGCGATTCGCGCTGCCGGCGTGATCGGTTACCCGCTGGTGGTGCGCCCGTCCTACGTACTGGGCGGCCGCGCCATGGAGATCGTCTACGAGCTGGACGAGCTCAAGCGCTACCTGCGTGAAGCGGTGCAAGTGTCCAACGACAGCCCGGTGCTGCTCGACCACTTCCTCAACTGCGCTATCGAGATGGACGTGGATGCGGTCTGCGACGGCACCGATGTGGTGATCGGCGCGATCATGCAGCACATCGAACAAGCCGGTGTTCACTCTGGTGACTCGGCGTGCTCGCTGCCACCGTACTCGCTGCCGGCCCATGTGCAGGACGAAGTCCGCGAACAGGTCAAGAAAATGGCCCTGGAGCTGGGCGTTGTCGGCCTGATGAACGTGCAGCTGGCCCTGCAGGGCGACAAGATCTACGTGATCGAAGTCAACCCGCGCGCCTCGCGTACCGTACCGTTCGTCTCCAAGTGCATCGGCACCTCGCTGGCGATGATTGCCGCGCGCGTCATGGCTGGTAAATCGCTGAAGGAAATCGGCTTCACCAAGGAAATCATTCCTAACTTCTACAGCGTCAAGGAAGCGGTGTTCCCGTTTGCCAAGTTCCCGGGTGTTGACCCGATCCTCGGCCCTGAGATGAAATCCACCGGTGAAGTCATGGGTGTCGGCGACAGCTTCGGTGAAGCCTTCGCCAAGGCCCAGATGGGTGCCAGCGAAGTGCTGCCGACTGGCGGTACCGCGTTCATCAGCGTGCGTGACGACGACAAGCCACAAGTGGCCGGCGTTGCCCGCGACCTGATCGCCCTGGGCTTCGAAGTGGTTGCCACCGTCGGTACCGCCAAGGTCATCGAAGCGGCTGGCCTGAAAGTGCGTCGCGTGAACAAGGTGACCGAAGGTCGTCCGCACGTGGTCGACATGATCAAGAACGACGAAGTGTCGCTGATCATCAACACCACCGAAGGTCGTCAGTCGATCGCCGACTCCTACTCGATTCGTCGCAATGCGTTGCAGCACAAGATCTACTGCACCACCACCATTGCGGCCGGTGAAGCCATCTGCGAAGCGCTGAAATTTGGTCCGGAAAAGACCGTTCGCCGCTTGCAGGATCTGCATGCAGGACTCAAAGCATGA
- the greA gene encoding transcription elongation factor GreA produces the protein MSITKYPMTVQGARALEEEHLFLSKTERPRLSQAIGEARELGDLKENAEYHAAREEQGMVEARIRDIEGRLQNSVVIDVTTIAHTGKVIFGTTVVLANTETDEEVTYQIVGEDEADVKNGKLSVGAPIARAIIGKEEGDTVVIKTPSGTVEYEIVEVKHI, from the coding sequence ATGAGCATTACCAAGTACCCGATGACCGTCCAGGGCGCTCGCGCCCTGGAGGAAGAGCACCTGTTCCTGAGCAAGACCGAGCGTCCGCGCCTGAGCCAGGCCATTGGTGAGGCCCGTGAGCTGGGCGACCTCAAGGAAAACGCCGAGTACCACGCTGCCCGTGAAGAGCAGGGTATGGTCGAGGCGCGTATCCGCGATATCGAAGGCCGTCTGCAGAACTCGGTGGTGATCGACGTCACCACCATTGCCCATACCGGCAAAGTGATTTTCGGCACCACCGTAGTGTTGGCCAACACCGAAACCGACGAAGAGGTGACCTACCAGATCGTTGGTGAGGACGAGGCGGACGTCAAGAACGGCAAGCTCTCGGTCGGTGCGCCGATCGCCCGCGCCATCATCGGCAAGGAAGAGGGCGATACCGTGGTGATCAAGACGCCAAGCGGTACGGTCGAGTACGAGATTGTCGAAGTCAAACACATCTGA
- the yhbY gene encoding ribosome assembly RNA-binding protein YhbY translates to MPLNNEQKKQYKSIGHDLKPVLIVAGNGLTEGVIAELERALADHELIKVEIRSEDREERAAAIAALCKAGRAELVQTIGKKALIYRRNPQPNKQLSNIHRYK, encoded by the coding sequence ATGCCGCTCAATAACGAGCAGAAGAAACAGTACAAATCCATTGGCCACGATCTGAAACCAGTTCTGATTGTGGCAGGCAATGGGCTGACTGAAGGGGTTATCGCCGAACTCGAACGCGCCCTGGCCGATCACGAGCTGATCAAGGTCGAAATTCGCTCCGAAGACCGCGAAGAACGTGCCGCCGCAATCGCCGCGCTGTGCAAGGCCGGCCGCGCCGAACTGGTACAGACCATCGGCAAGAAGGCGCTGATCTATCGCCGCAATCCACAGCCGAACAAACAGCTGTCGAACATCCACCGTTACAAGTGA
- the rlmE gene encoding 23S rRNA (uridine(2552)-2'-O)-methyltransferase RlmE, whose amino-acid sequence MARSKTSLGWLKEHFNDPYVKKAQKDGYRSRASYKLLEIQEKYRIIRPGMSVVDLGAAPGGWSQVTSRLIGGQGRLIASDILEMDSIPDVTFIQGDFTQDEVLAQILEAVGNSHVDLVISDMAPNMSGTPAVDIPKAMFLCELALDLATRVLKPGGDFLIKIFQGEGFDVYLKDARQKFDKVQMLKPDSSRDRSREQYLLARGYRGE is encoded by the coding sequence ATGGCGCGTTCCAAGACAAGCCTTGGCTGGCTGAAAGAACACTTCAACGATCCTTACGTTAAAAAAGCGCAAAAGGATGGTTATCGCTCGCGTGCGAGCTATAAATTGCTGGAAATCCAGGAAAAGTACCGGATTATCCGCCCCGGCATGAGCGTCGTCGATCTTGGCGCGGCACCGGGTGGCTGGTCGCAGGTGACCAGTCGTCTGATCGGCGGTCAGGGCCGTTTGATCGCCTCCGATATCCTCGAAATGGACAGCATTCCCGACGTTACCTTCATCCAGGGCGACTTTACCCAGGACGAAGTGCTGGCGCAGATTCTCGAAGCAGTGGGTAATTCACACGTAGACCTTGTGATTTCCGATATGGCCCCCAATATGAGTGGTACGCCTGCCGTGGATATTCCCAAGGCCATGTTTCTCTGTGAGCTGGCCCTTGATCTGGCGACTCGGGTACTCAAGCCGGGTGGTGATTTTTTGATCAAGATTTTCCAGGGCGAAGGGTTTGACGTATACCTCAAGGACGCTCGTCAGAAATTCGACAAGGTCCAGATGCTCAAGCCTGATTCTTCGCGGGACCGCTCCCGCGAGCAGTACTTGCTGGCGCGGGGGTATCGCGGCGAGTAG
- the ftsH gene encoding ATP-dependent zinc metalloprotease FtsH, with protein sequence MAKNLILWLIIAAVLVTVMNNFSSPNEPQTLNYSDFIQQVKDGKVERVAVDGYVITGKRTDGDSFKTIRPAIQDNGLIGDLVDNHVVVEGKQPEQQSIWTQLLVASFPILVIIAVFMFFMRQMQGGAGGKGGPMSFGKSKARLLSEDQVKTTLADVAGCDEAKEEVGELVEFLRDPGKFQRLGGRIPRGVLMVGPPGTGKTLLAKAIAGEAKVPFFTISGSDFVEMFVGVGASRVRDMFEQAKKHAPCIIFIDEIDAVGRHRGAGMGGGHDEREQTLNQLLVEMDGFEMNDGIIVIAATNRPDVLDPALLRPGRFDRQVVVGLPDIRGREQILKVHMRKVPIGDNVNPAVIARGTPGFSGADLANLVNEASLFAARGGKRVVEMKEFELAKDKIMMGAERKTMVMSEKEKQNTAYHEAGHAIVGRVVPEHDPVYKVSIIPRGRALGVTMFLPEEDRYSLSKRALISQICSLYGGRIAEEMTLGFDGVTTGASNDIMRASQIARNMVTKWGLSEKLGPLMYAEEEGEVFLGRSAGSQHASVSGETAKLIDSEVRSIIDQCYATAKQILTENRDKLDAMADALMKYETIDADQIDDIMAGREPREPRDWEGGSGTPDASAPRPESPIGGPAAQV encoded by the coding sequence ATGGCAAAGAACTTGATCCTGTGGTTGATCATCGCGGCTGTCCTGGTGACGGTGATGAACAACTTCTCCAGCCCGAATGAGCCGCAGACCCTCAACTATTCCGACTTCATTCAGCAGGTCAAGGATGGCAAGGTCGAGCGCGTTGCGGTCGACGGCTACGTCATTACCGGTAAACGCACCGATGGCGACAGCTTCAAGACCATCCGTCCGGCCATTCAGGACAACGGCCTGATCGGTGATCTGGTCGACAACCACGTCGTGGTTGAAGGCAAGCAGCCAGAGCAACAGAGCATCTGGACCCAACTGCTGGTCGCCAGCTTCCCGATCCTGGTCATCATTGCCGTATTCATGTTCTTCATGCGCCAGATGCAGGGCGGCGCCGGTGGCAAGGGCGGGCCGATGAGCTTCGGCAAGAGCAAGGCGCGCCTGCTCTCCGAAGACCAGGTAAAAACTACCCTGGCCGACGTTGCCGGTTGCGACGAAGCTAAAGAAGAAGTCGGCGAGCTGGTTGAGTTCCTGCGCGATCCGGGCAAATTCCAGCGCCTGGGCGGTCGTATTCCGCGCGGCGTGCTGATGGTCGGCCCGCCAGGTACCGGTAAAACCCTGCTGGCCAAGGCCATTGCCGGTGAAGCCAAGGTGCCGTTCTTCACCATCTCCGGTTCCGACTTCGTCGAGATGTTTGTTGGTGTCGGTGCCAGCCGTGTTCGCGACATGTTCGAGCAGGCCAAGAAGCACGCACCGTGCATCATCTTCATCGACGAAATCGACGCCGTCGGTCGCCATCGTGGCGCCGGCATGGGTGGCGGTCACGACGAGCGCGAGCAGACCCTCAACCAGTTGCTGGTAGAGATGGACGGCTTCGAAATGAACGACGGCATCATCGTCATCGCCGCGACCAACCGTCCGGACGTACTCGACCCGGCGCTGCTGCGTCCAGGCCGTTTCGACCGCCAGGTTGTCGTTGGCCTGCCGGATATCCGCGGTCGTGAGCAGATCCTCAAGGTGCACATGCGCAAGGTGCCGATTGGCGACAACGTCAATCCAGCCGTTATTGCCCGTGGTACCCCGGGCTTCTCCGGTGCCGACCTCGCCAACCTGGTCAACGAAGCCTCATTGTTCGCTGCCCGTGGCGGCAAGCGCGTGGTCGAGATGAAAGAGTTCGAGCTGGCCAAAGACAAGATCATGATGGGCGCCGAGCGCAAGACCATGGTCATGTCCGAGAAAGAGAAGCAGAACACTGCTTATCACGAAGCTGGCCATGCCATTGTCGGTCGCGTCGTGCCCGAGCACGATCCGGTCTACAAAGTGTCGATCATCCCTCGCGGCCGGGCACTGGGTGTAACCATGTTCCTGCCTGAGGAAGACCGTTACAGCCTGTCCAAGCGCGCGCTGATCAGCCAGATCTGCTCGCTGTACGGCGGCCGTATCGCCGAAGAAATGACCCTGGGCTTCGATGGCGTCACCACCGGTGCCTCCAACGACATCATGCGGGCCAGCCAGATTGCCCGCAACATGGTCACCAAGTGGGGGCTGTCGGAAAAACTGGGTCCTTTGATGTATGCCGAAGAAGAGGGCGAGGTGTTCCTCGGTCGCAGCGCCGGCTCCCAGCACGCCAGCGTCTCCGGTGAAACCGCCAAGCTGATCGACTCCGAAGTGCGCAGCATCATTGACCAGTGCTATGCCACGGCCAAGCAGATCCTCACCGAGAACCGCGACAAGCTCGACGCCATGGCCGACGCGCTGATGAAGTACGAGACCATCGATGCCGATCAGATCGACGACATCATGGCCGGTCGCGAGCCACGCGAGCCGCGTGACTGGGAGGGTGGATCAGGCACTCCAGATGCCTCGGCTCCACGCCCAGAGTCGCCGATCGGCGGTCCAGCGGCGCAAGTCTAA
- the folP gene encoding dihydropteroate synthase has product MTSQQYPTRLPCGNRVLDLSRTHVMGILNITPDSFSDGGRFTQRDAALRHAEAMVAAGATLVDVGGESTRPGARAVSALEELERVAPIVEAINRELDVIISVDTSTPAVIRESARLGAGLINDVRSLSRDGALDAAATTGLPVCLMHMRGEPGDMQDDPQYQDVTAEVASYLEERMAACAAVGIEAERIILDPGFGFAKTLGHNLSLFKHMDALYRLGRPLLVGVSRKSMIGLALGRPVGERLYGSLALAALAMTQGASILRVHDVAETADVVRMIAAVQAAE; this is encoded by the coding sequence ATGACCTCACAGCAGTACCCGACCCGGTTGCCTTGCGGCAACCGGGTTCTTGATTTGTCCCGTACCCATGTCATGGGTATCCTCAATATCACCCCCGATTCCTTCTCCGATGGCGGTCGCTTCACCCAGCGTGATGCGGCCTTGCGCCACGCCGAGGCGATGGTGGCTGCCGGCGCAACCCTGGTCGATGTCGGTGGCGAGTCCACTCGCCCAGGCGCTCGCGCGGTGTCGGCACTGGAAGAGCTGGAGCGTGTCGCGCCTATCGTCGAAGCGATCAATCGCGAACTCGATGTGATCATCTCGGTCGATACCTCGACGCCAGCCGTAATCCGCGAGTCGGCCAGGCTTGGTGCCGGGTTGATCAACGATGTGCGCTCGCTCAGTCGTGATGGCGCCCTGGATGCTGCGGCAACCACTGGTTTGCCGGTGTGCCTGATGCACATGCGCGGTGAGCCCGGCGACATGCAGGACGATCCTCAATACCAGGATGTCACCGCCGAGGTGGCGAGCTATCTTGAAGAGCGAATGGCTGCGTGTGCGGCCGTGGGCATCGAGGCCGAACGGATCATCCTTGATCCGGGTTTCGGCTTTGCCAAGACCCTCGGGCACAACCTCAGCCTGTTCAAGCACATGGACGCGCTCTACCGCTTGGGGCGTCCGTTGCTGGTGGGCGTTTCACGCAAGAGCATGATCGGCCTGGCCCTGGGCCGTCCGGTCGGTGAGCGGCTCTATGGCAGCCTGGCCCTGGCTGCGCTGGCGATGACCCAGGGCGCGAGCATACTGCGCGTTCACGATGTCGCCGAAACCGCCGATGTAGTGCGGATGATTGCTGCGGTGCAAGCCGCCGAATAA